Genomic DNA from Gilliamella sp. ESL0441:
CTTAAAAAAATAACTTTAATATGGGTGATTCTTGTCAGCGTTTTATTATCAGGACAAATTATTAAATCCATCATAAAATCACAAACGGCAGAACCCAGACCTTATGTTTTATGGATGACAAAAGAGTTCAATATTAGTGATCAGTATTTTTATTCGCTTTCTAAACCAGAGAGAGCAGAAAAGATTCATCAATTACTAAAAGATTCAACGGTGATTCCTCGTTGGTTATCCAAACATTGGCAAAATGAAACGGGATACTCTTTTCCTTCAGGACATACACTTTTTTCTACAACGTTTGCCTTTTTAGCCATTATGCTGTTAAGCTTTAGACGTCACTATTTTGTTATTACATCTGTCATTTTATGGGCTGTTTTAATTGAGCTAAGCCGATTATTACTTGGCATGCACAGTCCGAAGGATTTAATTTTAGCCATAATAATAGCTTGGTGTATTTCATTAATCGGCTATGTTTATGCACGAAAATGGCATATAGTAGATAAATAATATTCATCAATATATAATTTTTAATCAAATTAAAAAAAATTTTGGTTTTTTGCTAATAAAGGACTATCAAAAAGTGCGAGAAAGCAATAAAAATGATTACAAGACGATTAAATAAAAGGTCACAATTATGAAACTAATTATAATGGTTATTATGATAATAGCTGTGTTTGCTCTATCGATAGCATTAGGAGCAGCTAATGAGCAAGTTGTCGAGTTTAATTATTTAATTGCTAAATCAGAGTTCAAATTATCTGCTTTACTTGCCATTTTATTTGGTTCAGGTTTCATCATTGGATGGCTTTTAACTGGTTTTTTCTATTTGAAAATAAAATTAAAGCTCTCATCAAATAAACGTAAATTAGATAAATTACAATCCAAATATGATGAACTGATAATGAATGACAAAAAAAATGAATTAACCAAAATTAATTAAGAAAAGACGATTATGTTTGAACTGTTATTTCTGTTACTTCCTATAGCAGCCGCCTATGGCTGGTATATGGGTGACAGAAATGCAAAACAAAAATACTTTAATGAATCTAATCGGCTATCTCGAGAATATGTAGATGGTTTGAATTTCCTTTTGTCTAATCAGAAAGATAAAGCAGTTGATCTTTTTCTTGATATGTTAAAAGAAGATGAAGGAACACTTGAAGCTCATTTAACTTTAGGAAACTTATTCCGTTCACGAGGTGAAGTAGACAGAGCAATACGAATTCATCAAGCGTTAATGGAAAGTTCATCGTTAACTTTTGAACAACGCCTATTGGCAATACAGCAACTAGGGCGAGATTATATGGTTGCTGGTTTTTATGACCGTGCCGAAGAAATGTTTCTACAATTAATTGACGAAGATGACTTTCAACAATATGCATTACAGCAACTAATTATTATTTATCAATCAACCAGTGAATGGTTAAATGCTATAAATGCCGCCACTAAGTTAGTTAGATTAGGAAACATTAAATACAGAACGGATATTGCTCAATTTTATTGCGAGTTGGCATCTCTTGCTATCGCTGCTGATGATTTAGAGAAAGCTTACAACTTATTACAAAAATCCGCTGCTGCTGATTCTAAGTGTGCAAGAACCTCTTTAATGCTTGGTCGAGTATTAATGGTACAAAATAAAATAGTACAAGCAATTGAATGTTTTAAGCAGATACTTCAACAAGATAAAGCATTCATTGGTGAGGCCTTACCGCTATTAAAAGAATGCTATTTACAAATAAATGAACAAGCGCAGTTTCAACAATTTTTACAACTCTGTGTTGAACAAGATACAGGAAATGTTGCAGAATTAATGCTTGCCGATTTGGTTGAAAAATCTAATGGTTTAGATGCTGCACAAAACTATATGTATCGTGAATTACTCAGGCATCCAAATTTAAAAGGTTTCTATCGCTTAATGAATTATCATGTGGCAGATGCTGAAGAAGGTCGAGCTAAAGAAAGCCTTTTACTTTTACGTAATATGGTAGGCGAGCAGATAAAGTTAGTGCCCAACTACCGTTGTACAAAATGTGGATTTACGGTCAATTCGATTTACTGGCTTTGCCCTGCTTGCCGTTCTTGGTCAACCATTAAACCGGTTAGAGATTTTGAACAACATTCTGAAAAATAAAAAGAGTTTTTTATGTATTTAATTGATTCTCATTGCCATTTAGACAGCTTAGATTTTAGCAATAAATCGATTGACGAAGTATTGCAAGCAGCAATACAGAACGATGTTAAACATTGCTTAAGCGTTGCAACTACACTTTCGGGCTATGAATCGATGAGAGATTTACTGCAACCTTATACTAAACAGTGTTCATTTTCATGTGGTATTCATCCGCTTAATTTAGATGAAGAAAGCTATGATGCTACTCGTTTTGAAATGTTAGCAAACCAAGAAAATGTGATTGCGCTTGGCGAAACCGGACTTGATTATTATTATCAACAAGATAATCTTGAACAGCAACAAGCAAACTTCAAAGAACATATTCGCCTAGGACGCAAACTGAGTAAACCTATCATTGTTCATACACGTAATGCACGTCAAGATACCTTGAAAATATTAAAAGATGAGCATGCCCATTCTGGCGTGTTGCACTGTTTTACCGAAGATATTGATACAGCTAAACAATTATTAGATATCGGTTTTTATATCTCTTTTTCAGGTATTATTACTTTTAAAAATGCTGAGCCATTACGTGAAGTTGCTAGATATGTGCCGCTAGATCGTATTTTAGTCGAAACCGATTCGCCTTATTTAGCACCTGTACCATACCGAGGGAATGAGAATCAGCCTGCTTATGTTCGTGAAGTCGCAGGTTATTTAGCTGCCCTAAAAGGGGTTTCTTTAGACGAGATAGCATTACAAACAACGAATAACTTTTGTCAATTATTTAATTTACAAGGGGCGTTACATGAGTAATAAGTTAACCATCGATTGGGAAGATTTTTTGACCAATTATTGGCAAAAAAAGCCTGTCATTTTACGTGATGCTTTTAAACATTTTGTCGATCCGATCACGCCGGAAGAACTTGCAGGATTAGCAATGGAAGAAGAGATTGACAGCCGGATAGTCACCAATAAAGATGGAAAATGGGATGCACAATTTGGACCTTTCATCGACTTTAACCATTTAGGGGAAAATCATTGGAGTCTGCTGGTACAGGCAGTAGATCACTGGCATGAACAAGCAGCTACATTAGTTGAACCTTTCAAATGCCTGCCACAATGGCAATTTGAAGATCTGATGATTTCTTATGCGACGGATAAGGCAGGCGTGGGGCCTCATATTGACAACTATGATGTATTTATCATTCAAGGTAAAGGATGCCGACGTTGGCAGGTTGGCGACCGCAATGAGCATTATAAACAATTTAGTGCTCATAAAGCGTTACTTCATGTTGAAAGCTATCAACCTATCATTGATGAAGAAATTACGGCGGGCGATATTCTGTATATACCGATAGGCTTCCCACATAATGGGGTTTCAATCGGAGAATCGCTCAGTTATTCTGTTGGTTTTAGAACCCAAACGTCTCAAGAACTATTAAGTGGCTTTGCGGATTATGTTATCGACAACCTACCTAATGGTATATTTTATCAAGATCCCGATTTAACACTGCCCAAAGATTCTTACCGGATACAATCTTATGAATTAGAAAAATTACAAGACCAAATAATTGAACTGGTTAGAACCCCTAAACTCTTTAACGATTGGTTCGGCAAACATATTACAATTCCTATGCATGAATTAAATATTGTGCCAGTTGATCCACCTTATGAATATGATGAATTTGTATCGCTTTTAAAAACTAATAATCTGTGCCGAGTACCGAGCATACGCATTCTAAAAGTAGGTGATTATGGCTATATACATGGTGAAAAAATCCCTTTGCCAATGCCTGTTATTGATCTTTTATGCCAAGAAGACGAACTCTATTATGAACAGTTTGATGAAGAATCGACGCTAAAGGTCATTTTGGATTTAGTTAACAAAGGCTATTGGTATTTTATCGAAGACTAGTCAAGATTATCCGCTGAGAAACACTCAGCGGAAATTAGCGATTTTTCGTTCTTATTTAAAAAAACGATTAATCCAAAAAATCATCAACACCATATTACAACTCTTTACATAAAATAAAATTTTCAACTTTAGATATATCTTTTAATAGGTTTATATATAAAGTAACTTACAAGAAATGATTATTTTCTAGCACATATCCTATTGTAAAGGCTTTTAGCTTGGATTTTTAAAGTTTTTAAGTATATACTTTGCACCGCTTTTAACTTGCCTTATTGAATACGCCAGCAAGCCATTCTAAAGGTAAAGTTTGAATAACTATTCACAATCATTAGAGGTAAATATGAAGACTGCGATAGACACATCTAAACAAGCTGAAAGTGAAACTGGTTCCATTACAACTTATCAAAAAAGAACGCTTTTTGCCTCTACTGTCGGCTACGCATTAGATGGTTTGGATATGATGATTTTAGGGGTCTGCTTTACTCTAATTCAATCTACTTTTAACCTGACCAACACCGATTTAGGAACATTAACCTCAGTAACATTATTAGGTGCAGTACTGGGCGGAATACTTTTTGGCACCTTAGCAGACAAATATGGTCGAGTAAAAGTCTTTTCATGGACTATTATTATATTTTCAGTATTTACCGGACTGTGTGCTATTTCACCAAATTATGAAAGCTTTTTAGTTTTCCGTTTTTTAAGTGGTCTTGGGCTAGGTGGCGAGTTTGGCATTGGCATGACGTTAGTGTCAGAAAGTTGGCCTAAACACAAGCGTTCAAGAGCAACATCGATTGTTGCTTTAGGATTTCAGTTAGGCATTATACTGGCAGCCTTAACGGTAAATTTTATCGGAGAAGCACATGGTTGGCGCTGGGCTTTTGCTGTTGGAGTACTACCTGCACTGTTTGTTGCTTGGACACGCAAAGGATTGAAAGAACCTGAAATTTGGCAATCTTTGAAAGATCAAAACAAAAATAAAATCGCAATAGGCAAACTATTTAAAAATGTCAAAACATCCTCAACAACTGTTGGTTTAACCATTGCTTGTGCCGTACAAAACTTTGGTTTTTATGGCATCATGACATGGATGCCAACCATGATCGCAACCGAACGAGGACTATCATTCAAAAATACCATGTTTTGGACAATATCAACTACCATCGGCATGTCATTGGGCATTTTAATTTTTGGTTGGTTATGTGACAAATTTGGACGTCGACCTTCTTATATTGTCTTTTTATTAGTTTCTGCCATATCCATTTGGTTTTATTTTCAACAAACCGATATGGTCGTTTTAATACTATTTGGTTCAGTGATTGGTTTTTTTGTCAATGGAATGATGGGAGGATATGGTGCACTACTGGCTGAACACTACCCAACAGATGCACGTTCAAGTGCTGAGAACATTATCTTTAATGTTGGACGAGGAATTGCTGGTGTATCACAAGTCTTAATTGCCTACTTAGCCACGGTTTATTCTATAAGCTATGCATTAGCTTTATTGTCTGCTGCTTACTTGTTATCCGCTGCTGCATTTATGTTTTTAATACCAGAAACTAAAGGAAAGGCGTTAGAATAGTTTTTAATTACAGGGCTCAGCCCTGTAATAATAAAACACTTTATCGAAAGCATTTAACCATGCTAACAAAAGCAAACAACTAAATTTATTTTTTACAATCTGCTGGTTTAATAGTTATTGATAAAGTCATTTCGTTATTAATGTAATAATCGCTTTGCATACCATTTGAGAATGCTTTTTTTAATTGAGCAATATCTTTATCATCAGAACAATAAAGCTCAAGAATGTCTTTACGGATCAATTTTTCGGCTTCCGGTGATTTTAAATCTTCTGCATCGATATTTTTAATATCATACTTATATATGAGTAGATCATTGTTTTTGGAAATATCCACTAATGTAGTATTCTCATCATAAACGATAGGGAGTTGTTTTTTGACAAATTTAATTGCAAAATCTTGCTCTGCTTCCTTAGAGTTGATATTATCACAACCCAATAGTTCCAAACCTAATGCCATCAATACTACAATTTTCATATATTTCATGTTATTACCCATTATCAAAAATTAATATTATTTTGTTGTCTCCACTTTCGATAGACGATTAATAGCGAAAGGAAAACAGCGACCAAAACTTATATAGTTTGGAAGCTGATTTTAATAGATTGTTAAAAATACGCAATACTATATATATTTTTATTTATATACCGATATTAAATCTGAAAATCATTTTCATTTAAAATCTACGTAATAACATTATGAGTAATCTTGATAATTAAAACGCATTATTGAGTTAACCCTAATTAATATACTATTTTACCTTTACCATTTTCATTTTTAAAATCAGATTTAGATAAATACATTTATCAATTGCAAAATAAAAAAGGGCTATGATTAGCCCCTTTTTCTAAAAACTAAACTCTACAATTTATCATCACAATCACTTGGTTTAAGACTAAGGATTAATGCATTATCATTATTAATATAGTAATTATGTGTAGCACCTTCAGGGAAAGCGAGTCTTAATGCTTTCTTCATTAGATCTGAGCTACAATAATCGGTAAGTAAATTATTTAATAATGTTTTTTGGGTATTTTCAATTTTTAAATCATCTTTAGTCAGACCTTTAACATCATATTTATAATTAATAGTGTTATTTTCTTTTGATACATCTACCAGTGATGTATTTTGATCAATATTCAATGGTAATGTTTGTTTAATATTTTTAATTACAGCATCTTGTGCAAAATTATAGTTACCTTCTTTCAACTTATTCATAATATCGTTAGTTTCTGATTTTGCTTGTTCGAAATAATCTTGAGTTTTATTACTGATATCAGAACCTGTTTGTTGTACTTTCTGTTTAATATCATCAACAGTCGATTTAGAGTTATCACAATTAACCAAAAAAATACTTAATAATGCAAGCGAGATTACTTTAAAAAATTTCATTTTTTTGCCTTTATTCTAAGTTAAGTTTTTAACACTATTATGAAAGTTCATAATAGAACGTGATTTAAGATGTCTTGCTTAAAATTTTTAGTCATAAAAGAGCCTGAGCAGCTCTTTTATAACGATATAACTATTGGATTAATTTGTATGCTCACCACCCGTTACACCATAAGTTTCTGCCGTGGTATAACTTGACTCTTCTGAAGCCAAATGTACATAAACCCCAGCAAGTTCAACAGGTTGCCCTGCTCTTTTAAGTGGTGTTTCTTTACCAAATTCAGGAATTGCATCACTAAGTTGTCCGCCACAAACCTGTAATGGAGTCCAGACAGGGCCAGGAGCAACACTATTAGCACGAATACCTTTACTCGCTAATTGCTTAGCTAGTGCTTTTGTAAAAGCAATAATGGCCGATTTAGTGGAAGCATAATCTAATAATGTTGGACCAGGTTGGAAGGCTTGAACAGATGAAGTAGTAATAATTGTCGAACCGGGTTTTAAATAACCTAATGCCGCTTTAGTTACCCAAAATAGCGAAAAGACATTAATTTCGAATGTTTTGCGAATTTGCTCTGTAGTCAGATCCATAATATCAGCTACCGCAGTTTGTTTACCTGCAACCAACGTTAAGTTATCTAATCCGCCAAGTTTATGATGAGCTTCATCCACCATTTTTTTACAAAACGCTTCATCACTTAAGTCACCCGGTATCAATACCGCTTTACGTCCGGCAGCTTCAATGACTTTTGCCACATCTTCAGCATCTTTTTGCTCATCAGGATGATAATTGATCGCTACATCCGCACCTTCTTTAGCATAAGCGATTGCTGCTGCACGACCAATACCTGAATCTCCACCTGTGACCAACATTTTAAGACCTTCTAAACGTTGATGACCTTTATAACTTTTTTCACCACAGTCCGGAACCGGATTCATCTCACATTGCAAACCCGGTGCTTTCTGTTTTTGTTTTGGAAATTTCTCATGATAATATTTGGTCGTTGGATTACAGGTTTGTTTACTCATAATTTTCTCCTAAGTTAAACACATACATGTTCATAAACGATAAATAACTTAAATAAAATCAATTAATAATGACAAAACCATATAACTAGATAAAAGTAGAGATAAATCAATTAACTATATTGATAAATACGATGAATAGTGATAAAGACTTAAATATTATTTTTAAATAATCATTAATCTGTTACGAACAGAATCCAAACATAATATTAACTGTGGCTTTCCATAAAAGACGTGGCGATAATACAATTTATCAATCAACAAAACGTAAATTCATAGAATTTGATAAACGATCTCAGTTTAACAAATAAACGTAGATTAAGCCAGCCTATAACAATTGAATTCAATACTGCAATAGCACAATAAACATAATTATTGAATTAATACATTATGATTTTTCTGACTGACAATCATCTGGATTTAGTTCAACAATAACAATCTCTTCATCATTGATAAAATAATGATAATTCGCACCATTTGGAAACACATTTTTCAGTTCTTTCATTTGTGGCACATTTTGACAATAATCATTAAGTAAATTACTGCGTAAAGTATCAAGGGTAGATGTTAATAATAATGCTTGTTTAGGGGTGTTTTTTACTCGGTATTTATAATTGATACTATTATTATCTGCAAAAACATCAAATAGTGTTGTCAACTCATCAATTTCTATAGGCAACTCGTTTTTTACTGCATTAATTTCTAAATTTTGCGAAGTGAGCAAATCATTATTAGGTAAAGATGAAGTTGAACTTTCAGCAGAAGAATGATTTGACACAGGTTTAGCGTTATCACAATTAAGCAGCACAAAACCAATACTTATTAAAACAATTATCTTTAATATGTTCATACATATTTCGCCTTTTATTATTTTAAAAGTGTTTTTTTATATGAAACTAGGTAAATAAGCAGATAAAAACGATTGTTGATTAACATTTATACACTAATCTTTGTAAAATGCCAATTAAAAACTCGTACAACGATAAAATCATTTTAGACATCAATCACCATTATTTTCAAACTTCTTGCAATCGCAAAAACAAGACTTTAAAAAAACACAAAAAAACAGTTGAATTTTTTTCTAAAACGAGTATTTTGTTAAGAATACTTACTCAAAGAAG
This window encodes:
- a CDS encoding cupin domain-containing protein, translating into MSNKLTIDWEDFLTNYWQKKPVILRDAFKHFVDPITPEELAGLAMEEEIDSRIVTNKDGKWDAQFGPFIDFNHLGENHWSLLVQAVDHWHEQAATLVEPFKCLPQWQFEDLMISYATDKAGVGPHIDNYDVFIIQGKGCRRWQVGDRNEHYKQFSAHKALLHVESYQPIIDEEITAGDILYIPIGFPHNGVSIGESLSYSVGFRTQTSQELLSGFADYVIDNLPNGIFYQDPDLTLPKDSYRIQSYELEKLQDQIIELVRTPKLFNDWFGKHITIPMHELNIVPVDPPYEYDEFVSLLKTNNLCRVPSIRILKVGDYGYIHGEKIPLPMPVIDLLCQEDELYYEQFDEESTLKVILDLVNKGYWYFIED
- a CDS encoding YchF/TatD family DNA exonuclease, with the translated sequence MYLIDSHCHLDSLDFSNKSIDEVLQAAIQNDVKHCLSVATTLSGYESMRDLLQPYTKQCSFSCGIHPLNLDEESYDATRFEMLANQENVIALGETGLDYYYQQDNLEQQQANFKEHIRLGRKLSKPIIVHTRNARQDTLKILKDEHAHSGVLHCFTEDIDTAKQLLDIGFYISFSGIITFKNAEPLREVARYVPLDRILVETDSPYLAPVPYRGNENQPAYVREVAGYLAALKGVSLDEIALQTTNNFCQLFNLQGALHE
- a CDS encoding SDR family oxidoreductase, coding for MSKQTCNPTTKYYHEKFPKQKQKAPGLQCEMNPVPDCGEKSYKGHQRLEGLKMLVTGGDSGIGRAAAIAYAKEGADVAINYHPDEQKDAEDVAKVIEAAGRKAVLIPGDLSDEAFCKKMVDEAHHKLGGLDNLTLVAGKQTAVADIMDLTTEQIRKTFEINVFSLFWVTKAALGYLKPGSTIITTSSVQAFQPGPTLLDYASTKSAIIAFTKALAKQLASKGIRANSVAPGPVWTPLQVCGGQLSDAIPEFGKETPLKRAGQPVELAGVYVHLASEESSYTTAETYGVTGGEHTN
- the lapB gene encoding lipopolysaccharide assembly protein LapB translates to MFELLFLLLPIAAAYGWYMGDRNAKQKYFNESNRLSREYVDGLNFLLSNQKDKAVDLFLDMLKEDEGTLEAHLTLGNLFRSRGEVDRAIRIHQALMESSSLTFEQRLLAIQQLGRDYMVAGFYDRAEEMFLQLIDEDDFQQYALQQLIIIYQSTSEWLNAINAATKLVRLGNIKYRTDIAQFYCELASLAIAADDLEKAYNLLQKSAAADSKCARTSLMLGRVLMVQNKIVQAIECFKQILQQDKAFIGEALPLLKECYLQINEQAQFQQFLQLCVEQDTGNVAELMLADLVEKSNGLDAAQNYMYRELLRHPNLKGFYRLMNYHVADAEEGRAKESLLLLRNMVGEQIKLVPNYRCTKCGFTVNSIYWLCPACRSWSTIKPVRDFEQHSEK
- a CDS encoding MFS transporter, whose translation is MKTAIDTSKQAESETGSITTYQKRTLFASTVGYALDGLDMMILGVCFTLIQSTFNLTNTDLGTLTSVTLLGAVLGGILFGTLADKYGRVKVFSWTIIIFSVFTGLCAISPNYESFLVFRFLSGLGLGGEFGIGMTLVSESWPKHKRSRATSIVALGFQLGIILAALTVNFIGEAHGWRWAFAVGVLPALFVAWTRKGLKEPEIWQSLKDQNKNKIAIGKLFKNVKTSSTTVGLTIACAVQNFGFYGIMTWMPTMIATERGLSFKNTMFWTISTTIGMSLGILIFGWLCDKFGRRPSYIVFLLVSAISIWFYFQQTDMVVLILFGSVIGFFVNGMMGGYGALLAEHYPTDARSSAENIIFNVGRGIAGVSQVLIAYLATVYSISYALALLSAAYLLSAAAFMFLIPETKGKALE
- a CDS encoding phosphatase PAP2 family protein, with the protein product MRFVIKKTIATLAIFLVVPLFIIAINWHWLPDSLDNKTEYFFWITETASYPWAIITSIIFFILFCALLTKRSDHVLKKITLIWVILVSVLLSGQIIKSIIKSQTAEPRPYVLWMTKEFNISDQYFYSLSKPERAEKIHQLLKDSTVIPRWLSKHWQNETGYSFPSGHTLFSTTFAFLAIMLLSFRRHYFVITSVILWAVLIELSRLLLGMHSPKDLILAIIIAWCISLIGYVYARKWHIVDK
- a CDS encoding LapA family protein, whose amino-acid sequence is MKLIIMVIMIIAVFALSIALGAANEQVVEFNYLIAKSEFKLSALLAILFGSGFIIGWLLTGFFYLKIKLKLSSNKRKLDKLQSKYDELIMNDKKNELTKIN